Genomic window (Anopheles cruzii unplaced genomic scaffold, idAnoCruzAS_RS32_06 scaffold02426_ctg1, whole genome shotgun sequence):
TTTGGCGCTAACAGTTGTCGGTATTCCTGGTCTAAGGCGATCAGATTCCGGACTCGTGGTAAGGCTAACTGCTGGATGCGTCGCGATGCATACGGTTCTTTATACGAGCGCACAATTTCGGTCTCTTGTCTGCGAGCAACCACAGCGTGCCGAGAAAACTTAGCGCGAACCCACCGTGGACTAGCCAAGTAGTGGATCCTTTGAGTGGTTTTGAAGCGCTTCGGTTTGCTGAACAACCCATCGGATCGCTGACGAAGGTGGTCTCGCATCGGGCAGTGACAGGGCGTGTAGAGAAAATAATTTGGCAACAGTTTCGAATACGAACTAGGACAAGAAATACACTCCGAAAAACAACTGACAGCCATTTCTTTGGAAGCTCGACCTTATCTTCTTAAGACCGTCTTTGGAACTATAGCAAAATCAAACCGCAGCAGCGAACTAATGAAATGCAATGTGTACTAAGACATGTGCATCGTTGTTACAACAAACATCTAGTGAACTTAATAAGGTTTATAGAAGACGCAGTGCGTTGCTAGTGTGGTAAATAGTAAGAGTACatcttttattacaaaaatgcgacatattaacaaaaaagaaaacaccaaatttgaCTTCCCTAATCACTCCCTAGtcttaagcccggtccacacgctacgatatacGTTTCTCCCGGCCCCCCCAGTAATACGTTTCTCCTGATTGAAGCCCAAATTACTCGCCGACTTATTGATTACTCGCCAACTGATAGAACGATTtattcatatatttttttgtttgcggtgACCCTTAATGAATACCCAACGTTTTCTCCATAACGGCGTGGGGTTGACGCATGATCTCTTGATGCTCTTCCGTGTTGTAAATGTCCGAAAACTCGATCATTTCATCCCGTCCAGTCAGCACGTCCCGAGCCACGTTGGTGgacggaaggaacggaagatGACCGACTTTCGAGACCGCCTTCAGCTCCATCGTCAGTTTGAGTGGGGCCGCCAGCCCTTCGCGTTTACGAAGCATCTGCATGTTGAGGTTGTGAGAATGTTGGGCGTACTGAAAGAACATCACATATGAAAACCATATTCCTTCTGGTCGCTCCGGAGGACAAGAAAGAAACACTTACATTTTGCTCCGATTGCTTAAGCGGATGTACGGATTGCAGCTGAGCGACACAACTTTCATCCCGCGGTGCCATATAACCCGTAAACTCGTTGAACGTGGTAGGCATTTTCGGCGTTACTTTTATTGAAGACTCCTGTGTATTTGAAGGAAATCATTAATATCAAGCCGTGGTTAACTACGCCATTTAGATACTAACCATTTTACACGGATTTTAGCAAGGAAACTGTAAGCCGAAGCTTTGTGCGTGAAGCGAACACTCGGGGCGGACGATGGGCAGGCGCATGGTCAAACAGCATAATCAAAAGCCGCGATCCCTCGAAATCCCATTTTCGGACGTTTATTAGCGATACAAGCCATTAATTAGGATGGCCAGCTAATGTGAGATCGGTTCGAAGGCGCCATATCAGCTATGCCCGTGGTAGATCAAACAATGATGGCTGGCTGATTGCCGGTTAGCGTTCATGTGCTTTAAAAACTATGAGGCTCGCATAAGTGTCCAAGTACCGTTTATCTATTCGGGTCTCACCTTGGTAACTGCGTACGGGGTCGATCGATGTAATGACTGTGAATTTTAGTTTATGcaaaagataattttcaaacgtATATAACAAAAGTAGATTTATAATTTGTGACGATACTCAAAGGAAAATCCGAAGGAGAGGAAGTTCTCGATGATCCCAATCGATTTCGAGCCGTTTGAGTTAAAAAGACTCGTCATGACAAATCACAAGACATATTTGAAAGTTTGTGTTCTGTGATCTATTGCGGAACAAAGGTTGAACAAATTTCGCCGTGTCAATAAAACAAGTAATGGCAATTCGCACAGTAATTAAGTAATAAGTAATAAGTAAAAGTAAACAGTAATTTCTCCCAAGAGATTAAAACCGTCAtttgaacgaaaaaacaataaattcaaaagttgGCTTTTCTGTTGAGGCATCGTTCGTAAAGCTCTGGAATAAAAAGAAGCTTTCGTATAGATGTCACTGCGAATTAATCGATGTCACACTGATCCATTAGAAGAATTAATAATTTGTAGCGAA
Coding sequences:
- the LOC128276775 gene encoding proteasome maturation protein-like, with amino-acid sequence MESSIKVTPKMPTTFNEFTGYMAPRDESCVAQLQSVHPLKQSEQNYAQHSHNLNMQMLRKREGLAAPLKLTMELKAVSKVGHLPFLPSTNVARDVLTGRDEMIEFSDIYNTEEHQEIMRQPHAVMEKTLGIH